The DNA region TAGATTTACACCGACTTTTCGACTCTTATTTGCTAAGCATTGACCCCCTTTCTGGTCAAGTCTATCTGGAATCAAGCTTGATGAATAATTATGAGGGGGTTGCTAATACTAAAGTCTGTTTCCCTGAAGAGCCAGTTTCAGAAAATCGTAAGCAAGCTCTTAGGTGGCACAATGCTCAGTGCAGTTGGCTAGCTTAGTCGCAAGAACTAAGCAGAATCATGGATGCAGCAGATTGTCACTTGGTGCCTTTTTCACAAGGCTTCAAGTCCCGCTGAGCTGACGCAAGAACTGATGCTTTCCTCTTATGAGGGGAAGGTCAATATCTTGACGGCTGGCGGGATAAGTTTAGGGGAGGCGAGAGCGTTGCGAGAAGAGCGTCGCGCAGATCGCTTCTTGGATTGACTCAAGACAAGGTGAACCTGTCGGCAGTTACTAAATAAGACTACACGCCCCGTGTAAATGGGACGAATAATCACAAAATGAATAAGGCACATCTACTCTACCCGGTTAGATGTGCCTTTTGTTTGGAAAAGTTTTTGTTTTTACTCACGACCCTATGCTACCAATTCGCCCTTCTTCCCCAGACGGGAACACTCCCACAGCGTTAACGACTTGCGAAAACCCGCATTGTCTTAATTCCAGTTTCGAGATTTTTATGTCCGGTGGGTTCCCCATTCCCAGCCATTCTCAAACCAGTTGGCTCACAGATGCCAGCCAAAATTTAATTAGTCAGCTTTTAGCCGACAAGCGATCGCCTGTGACGCGCAAGGAATACGAGAAGGACTTACGTTATTTCTTTAAAGTCATTTCAGGTGCTTTCCAACCCAGCCCTGAACTGGTAAGCGAGTTTTTGAACCTTGACCGCTTTGCCGCGCTCTCGGTGGTTTTGAAGTTCAAGTCTTACATGATGATTGATAAGGGGCTGAAGGAGAACACAGTTAATCGTCGATTGGCAGCAGTTAGGAGCCTGGTTAGCTTTGCCTACAAGTTGGGGAAGTGCACTTATACACTCAAAGACATCTCAAACGAGAAAGTTCAGGCTTATCGCGACACCAGTGGCGTTAGTCCCGACTCCTATAAGAAAGTACTCGCGTCGTGCGATCGCTCTACAATACTTGGCAAGAGAAATTATGCATTACTGCGACTGCTTTGGAGTAATGCCCTCAGACGAGCTGAAGTTACATCTCTCGATGTAAAGCACTTCGACCCGCACAGCCGACAGCTTTGGATTTTGGGCAAAGGTAAAGGTTCTCAACGGCAATCAGTCACCCTTAACGACCAAACCGTAGAGGCCATTCTGGACTGGTTAAATTCTAAAGCACAACTCACCCCAAATAGCCCATTGTTTTGCAGCTTATCGCATCGCCAGCCAGGGCATAGACTAACCGGAACAAGTGTCTATAACATTGTTCGTGATAGCTGCGAAAAAGCTGGCATCACTAAAGTGATGAGTCCTCACCGCTGCCGACATTCAGCCATTACCGCCGCATTGGATAAATCAAATGGTAACGTCCGAGCGGTACAGCGATTGAGTCGTCACGCTGATTTGCGAACGGTTCAACTCTATGACGACAACCGCCAAAATTTGCAAGAGCAGATTACGGACTTACTTGAGGATGCGCTAGGGGAGTGACGGCAGCAAGCCATGTCGAGGTATACCGTAGTCTTATACACATATTTGCTGTCCCCAAAGGGGCTTGTCCGCTTCTTTTTCGGGGTCTATGCATTCAAAACTTTTGATTGTGCCGTCCAACATTATTCCAAATGTAATAGACCAGTCAGTTCTCTGCCTGCCAAACCTGACGGCTCAGAGAGAGCCACAAGAATTTATGATTTCGGAGGTGATAGCTTTTTGAAACACTGGCGATGACATCACCGAGTCAGCCGCATTGCCATCAACAATGATGGTGACGAACAAAGGACGGCCTGCAAAAGGCTGTGTAGCGTCGTTTACAGGGATATTCATGTTAATAATCCCACCCCACCCCAGATCGTCTCCATCTGCTTCGTACTGAATATCTAAAGGAATCGGGGTTGCTTGCACTGGGCTAAAAGCCATAAGAATTTGACCGTGTTCTACATGGTTTCCATTCAAATGATTTTCCCAGCGAGTGGGAAAGTTCTTTTAGATCTGTTATTTTAATATCTTCCTGAAAAGGTTTCCATTCAATTAGTTTCCCCAGCGAGTGGGGACCATCTACAAGGTCATTTAAGAGTTGTCTTTATTTCTAAGTTTTGTTTCCATTCAATTAGTTTCCCCAGCGAGTGGGGACTACAGGCTGGTGGTGCACCTCGTGCCAAAGTAATATCTGTACTTGGACTGTTTCCATTCAATTAGTTTCCCCAGCGAGTGGGGACTGAAAATTCATACGGTTTGAAATTTGACTACTTGAGTAGTTTCCATTCAATTAGTTTCCCCAGCGAGTGGGGACCTATATAGGGCTACTCATATAAGGGGGTCTACATAGAGGTTTCCATTCAATTAGTTTCCCCAGCGAGTGGGGACTCAATTTTAAAAAAAACGGTCAATCATCAAGAGATATTCCTGTTTCCATTCAATTAGTTTCCCCAGCGAGTGGGGACAGGACTTATGAACCTGAGTGTAAGGCTGTCCTAGCCTTGTTTCCATTCAATTAGTTTCCCCAGCGAGTGGGGACTCCAAAAATGAAACTCAATGCAGGATTAGCTTCAAGTTTCCATTCAATTAGTTTCCCCAGCGAGTGGGGACTTGAACAAAGATTAGCTAAGCAAGTACTTAAGGAGCAGTTTCCATTCAATTAGTTTCCCCAGCGAGTGGGGACTCTGTCTGCGGTCGGCGGGAGTGAAAGGTGTTTTGTGTTTCCATTCAATTAGTTTCCCCAGCGAGTGGGGACTTCTTATGAGTTTTACGATAAAACAATAGTTTGTTGGGTTTCCATTCAATTAGTTTCCCCAGCGAGTGGGGACTAAAGAGGCAGAAAGGATACTAGCTACTACAGATAACGAGTTTCCATTCAATTAGTTTCCCCAGCGAGTGGGGACCCAATCACGCTGACATCGAGCACCAGGCTGACATCCAGCGCGTTTCCATTCAATTAGTTTCCCCAGCGAGTGGGGACTTTGAAGAGTTTTTACAATGGTGTTATTGGAACCAAGATGGTTTCCATTCAATTAGTTTCCCCAGCGAGTGGGGACACTTATTTAGACAGAAACCTAGATAACGATTTTGAGTTTCCATTCAATTAGTTTCCCCAGCGAGTGGGGACTCTACAAAGGCCAAGCTTGCTGCTCTAGGAATAGTGTTTCCATTCAATTAGTTTCCCCAGCGAGTGGGGACTCTGGGATGACTTTAGATGAGGTAAAAAAGAGATGGGTTTCCATTCAATTAGTTTCTCCAGCGAGTGGGGACGTAGAAGAGAAAGAAGTTAATACACCATTGTAATTAAGTTTCCATTCAATTAGTTTCCCCAGCGAGTGGGGACTCTGTAAAAAACATAATCTACAACTAGTTGCTACAGAAGTTTCCATTCAATTAGTTTCCCCAGCGAGTGGGGACACAAAATGCTAGTGCTGACTTAATGAGCTGGCGAATGAAAGTTTCCATTCAATTAGTTTCCCCAGCGAGTGGGGACAATGTCTGCGGTATCTTCGACAAAACCGAATATCTCGTTTCCATTCAATTAGTTTCCCCAGCGAGTGGGGACTCTCCATTTGGGGATGGTTACTCCAAACTGATTCCTTCGTTTCCATTCAATTAGTTTCCCCAGCGAGTGGGGATTAAAAGTGAACTAGGTAAAAACTTTGATGTTCAGAGTTTCCATTCAATTAGTTTCCCCAGCGAGTGGGGACTAATAATACAATCTTAGATGTACCTTCATTGTTGTGTTTCCATTCAATTAGTTTCCCCAGCGAGTGGGGACTCAGGGAGTACTGCCGACGGTTTTGTCTCGAACCTTTCGAGTTTCCATTCAATTAGTTTCCCCAGCGAGTGGGGACTAGCTTCTTCGGCATCTATAAACATGCAATCAAGTGTTTCCATTCAATTAGTTTCCCCAGCGAGTGGGGACTTTATTACCCTGTTAACCACAAAATATGGATCGGCAATAGCGTTTCCATTCAATTAGTTTCCCCAGCGAGTGGGGACCTCATTGTGGATCAATGTCGCTCAGAAAAGGTCAAGGTTTCCATTCAATTAGTTTCCCCAGCGAGTGGGGACTTGATAACATACCAGCTACTTTAGATGCTGATGAAGTTTCCATTCAATTAGTTTCCCCAGCGAGTGGGGACACAAACTGCTTGGGATAGAGAGAATCGTGAATTAGATAAGTTTCCATTCAATTAGTTTCCCCAGCGAGTGGGGACTTTCACATTTTTGGAGTTTTTCATGTTTGTTACAAAGCTTGTTTCCATTCAATTAGTTTCCCCAGCGAGTGGGGACCGCGGAATGAGTGGTCTTCATCTCATTTTTGCAGGAGATGTTTCCATTCAATTAGTTTCCCCAGCGAGTGGGGACTTGTGGCTATAACAGACCTTAACCGGGTTACGTTAAATGGTTTCCATTCAATTAGTTTCCCCAGCGAGTGGGGACCCCTCTATTTAAAACCTTCGCCCCGCCTAGTGTCCAGAAGCCGTTTCCGACGCTCACCAATTTTTCCCTGACAACACTGGCAAAAGTCCCTGCTAAAATCGCTGAAACCCATGCAGGACAGGCGACCGACACTCCCAACGCTCTAATCAGCCTTTCAGCCCTTTTGCTATTGCGTCGGCTACCTCATGATACATTCATCAGATAACCACGCTCCCAGGCGCTTGTGTCATATCTGGCCCCACTCCCCAAGTCTCCACCTGTCCTAACGTATGCCGCGACAAGGGATAAAAGCGTACACTGTCTTCTTTGACTTTCACCTGCTTCTTCAGCCGAGAGCACAATTCATCATATTTAGCCTGAGTCAGCATACACTCAAACACCGAATACTGAACTCGCTTGCCATACCCTTCTAATAAGTCAGACACCTTTTTGCGCCGCTTATCATCCGGGATATCATAGGCAACCACATAAAACAACATCAGTAGCAGCCATCACTGGCATTGAGCGTTTTCTAATGACAGTACTGGGCAACTAACAATGTTGCCAATTAGAGTATTGAACCCAACTCGGTAAAAGTAATTTTGTTGACCATTGGACAAGTAAAAAAACCCTAAAGCATAGCCGTCATCAGGAAATAAACCCAAGTAAGTGGTATAGCAATCCCCATGAACTTGACGTTGCAGATTGTAGTGCGTCGGCGAATACCGAACCGTCGATTTGACGATGGAGACATTTGCGATTTCCGTAAACCCATAAGGACGCTCCGAGTACGGATGAACACTGTACTCAATCGAGTCGGTTGCAGGAGAATAGGGAGAATTTTCGCAAGCGGTAACCGCATAGCGAACTGAGTTTTTAGCAGCTTCAGACTTCGCCAGTTGTAAAGCAGATTGCAGTTGCCCAGCCGCCCTTCGTACCTGTTGCCGTTGCCAGAACAATAGCCATGACGGTGCAGCGATAACCCCTAGCAATCCCATCATCAGCAATACCACCACCACCTCAGGGAGAGTGTAACCCCCATCAAGCCTCCTCCCTCGATACCCCACCGCCACGCTTAACCCTTGCTGATTAGTACCCATGAGTTCAATCAATGCGATA from Microcoleus sp. AS-A8 includes:
- a CDS encoding tyrosine-type recombinase/integrase, producing the protein MLPIRPSSPDGNTPTALTTCENPHCLNSSFEIFMSGGFPIPSHSQTSWLTDASQNLISQLLADKRSPVTRKEYEKDLRYFFKVISGAFQPSPELVSEFLNLDRFAALSVVLKFKSYMMIDKGLKENTVNRRLAAVRSLVSFAYKLGKCTYTLKDISNEKVQAYRDTSGVSPDSYKKVLASCDRSTILGKRNYALLRLLWSNALRRAEVTSLDVKHFDPHSRQLWILGKGKGSQRQSVTLNDQTVEAILDWLNSKAQLTPNSPLFCSLSHRQPGHRLTGTSVYNIVRDSCEKAGITKVMSPHRCRHSAITAALDKSNGNVRAVQRLSRHADLRTVQLYDDNRQNLQEQITDLLEDALGE
- the cas2 gene encoding CRISPR-associated endonuclease Cas2, with the translated sequence MLFYVVAYDIPDDKRRKKVSDLLEGYGKRVQYSVFECMLTQAKYDELCSRLKKQVKVKEDSVRFYPLSRHTLGQVETWGVGPDMTQAPGSVVI
- a CDS encoding prepilin-type N-terminal cleavage/methylation domain-containing protein → MNRANVINLIALIELMGTNQQGLSVAVGYRGRRLDGGYTLPEVVVVLLMMGLLGVIAAPSWLLFWQRQQVRRAAGQLQSALQLAKSEAAKNSVRYAVTACENSPYSPATDSIEYSVHPYSERPYGFTEIANVSIVKSTVRYSPTHYNLQRQVHGDCYTTYLGLFPDDGYALGFFYLSNGQQNYFYRVGFNTLIGNIVSCPVLSLENAQCQ